A window from Pseudomonas campi encodes these proteins:
- a CDS encoding multicopper oxidase family protein, with the protein MKLTRRQVLAGLVGLGVAGLGAGGVRYWLGRPENVASHDYELIAAPLDLELVPGHKTPAWAYAGQAPGLELRCRQGERLRVRFINKLEVPTTIHWHGIRLPLEMDGVPYVSQLPVLPGEYFDYDFITPDAGSYWYHPHTASSEQLGRGLVGPLIVEERESSGFAHERTLCLKSWHIDEQGAFTDFSVPREAAREGTRGRLSSINGVSLPTLELPAGQVVRLRLINVDNTITYRLNLPGAEARIYALDGNPVAPRPLGKDYWLGPGMRLDLALKVPAAGTELSLRNGPLRLATLKSLASAQAAGDWPPALPANPVAEPDLSQAETLRFNFEWAALLASPNQAGPARYWQINGQAWDIDDKACADRPIATLKKDGHYIFVLRNMAQYQHPIHLHGMTFKVLDSDRREIIPYFTDTYLLGKNETARIAFVADNPGVWMFHCHVIDHMETGLMAAISVV; encoded by the coding sequence ATGAAGTTGACTCGCAGACAGGTGCTCGCCGGCCTGGTTGGCCTCGGTGTGGCCGGCCTCGGCGCCGGTGGCGTGCGCTACTGGCTGGGGCGCCCGGAAAATGTGGCAAGCCATGACTACGAGCTGATCGCCGCGCCGCTCGATCTGGAGCTGGTGCCGGGGCACAAGACTCCTGCCTGGGCCTACGCGGGTCAGGCGCCGGGCCTGGAGTTGCGCTGCCGTCAGGGCGAGCGTCTGCGCGTGCGCTTCATCAATAAGCTTGAGGTGCCGACCACCATCCACTGGCATGGCATTCGCCTGCCGCTGGAAATGGATGGCGTGCCCTATGTCTCGCAGCTGCCGGTGTTGCCGGGCGAGTATTTCGACTACGACTTCATCACCCCGGATGCCGGTAGCTACTGGTACCACCCGCACACGGCCAGCAGCGAACAGCTCGGCCGCGGTCTTGTCGGCCCGCTGATCGTCGAGGAGCGTGAGTCGAGCGGCTTCGCCCATGAGCGCACGCTGTGCCTGAAGAGCTGGCATATCGACGAGCAGGGCGCCTTTACCGATTTCAGCGTGCCCCGCGAAGCCGCGCGCGAAGGCACTCGTGGGCGCCTGTCGAGCATCAATGGCGTGTCGCTGCCGACCCTGGAATTGCCGGCCGGGCAGGTGGTGCGTCTGCGCCTGATCAATGTCGACAACACCATCACCTATCGCCTCAATCTGCCAGGCGCCGAGGCGCGCATTTATGCCCTGGATGGCAATCCGGTGGCGCCGCGCCCGCTGGGCAAGGACTACTGGCTGGGCCCGGGTATGCGCCTGGATCTGGCGCTCAAGGTGCCGGCCGCCGGTACCGAGCTGTCATTGCGCAATGGCCCGTTGCGTCTGGCGACCCTGAAAAGCCTGGCCAGTGCCCAGGCGGCCGGCGACTGGCCGCCGGCGCTGCCGGCCAATCCGGTCGCCGAGCCGGACTTGAGCCAGGCCGAAACCCTGCGTTTCAACTTCGAGTGGGCGGCCCTGCTGGCCAGTCCGAATCAGGCAGGCCCGGCGCGCTACTGGCAGATCAACGGCCAGGCCTGGGATATCGATGACAAGGCCTGTGCCGACCGGCCCATCGCCACCTTGAAAAAAGATGGCCATTACATCTTCGTGCTGCGCAACATGGCCCAGTACCAGCACCCGATTCATCTGCATGGCATGACCTTCAAAGTGCTCGACTCCGATCGTCGCGAGATCATCCCGTATTTCACCGACACCTACCTGCTGGGCAAGAACGAAACGGCGCGCATCGCCTTCGTCGCCGATAATCCGGGTGTGTGGATGTTCCACTGCCATGTCATCGACCATATGGAAACCGGCCTGATGGCCGCGATTTCTGTGGTTTAA
- the mltF gene encoding membrane-bound lytic murein transglycosylase MltF — MLVQIALRIRTAAWLLAIAIPLLLAGCDGDGEVVQQPSTLERVQEEGALRVVTRNSPATYFQDRNGETGFEYELVKRFAENLGVQLQIETADNLDDLFSLLNQTDGPVLAAAGLVDSEGRKSQAQFSQAYLQVTPQVIYRNGQPRPSRPQDLVGKRILVLQGSSHAEQLAQLQATLPELKYEESAAVEVVDLLRMVDEGQIDLTLVDSNELAMNQVYFPNVRVAFDLGDARNVGWAVASGTDDSLLVEVNHFLALVEENGSLQRLKQRYYGHVDVLGYVGAYTFAKHLQQRLPRYEQHFKQAAEKHKVDWRLLAAVGYQESLWQPEATSKTGVRGLMMLTQGTAQAMGVANRLDPRQSIMGGGKYLALIHSGLAADLEEPDRTWFALAAYNIGIAHLGDARKLAKAEGLNPNKWLDVQKMLPRLAQKQWYSKTRYGYARGGETVHFVRNIRRYYDILNWVTQPQLEGTQMAESSFHVPGVNKTIPPEDSTRL; from the coding sequence ATGCTTGTCCAAATTGCGTTGCGCATCCGTACGGCCGCCTGGCTGCTGGCGATTGCAATCCCCCTGCTGCTCGCAGGCTGTGATGGCGATGGCGAAGTCGTCCAACAGCCCAGCACCCTCGAGCGTGTACAGGAGGAGGGAGCGCTACGGGTGGTCACCCGCAACAGCCCGGCCACCTACTTTCAGGATCGCAACGGCGAGACCGGTTTCGAGTACGAACTGGTCAAGCGCTTCGCCGAGAACCTCGGCGTCCAGCTGCAGATCGAAACCGCCGACAACCTCGATGACCTGTTCAGCCTCCTCAACCAGACGGATGGCCCGGTGCTGGCCGCCGCCGGCCTGGTCGACAGCGAGGGGCGCAAGAGCCAGGCGCAGTTTTCCCAGGCTTACCTGCAAGTCACCCCACAAGTCATCTACCGCAACGGCCAGCCACGCCCCTCGCGCCCCCAGGACCTGGTCGGCAAGCGCATTCTGGTGTTGCAAGGCAGCAGCCATGCCGAACAACTGGCCCAGCTGCAAGCCACGCTGCCCGAACTGAAATACGAAGAATCCGCTGCCGTCGAAGTGGTCGACCTGCTGCGCATGGTCGACGAGGGACAAATCGACCTGACCCTGGTCGACTCCAACGAACTGGCGATGAACCAGGTGTACTTCCCCAACGTGCGCGTGGCCTTCGACCTGGGTGACGCGCGCAACGTGGGCTGGGCGGTGGCCAGCGGCACGGACGACAGCCTGCTGGTGGAGGTCAACCACTTCCTCGCCCTGGTCGAGGAAAACGGCAGCCTGCAGCGCCTCAAGCAGCGCTACTACGGGCATGTCGATGTACTCGGCTACGTCGGCGCCTACACCTTCGCCAAGCACCTGCAGCAGCGCCTGCCGCGCTACGAACAGCACTTCAAGCAGGCCGCGGAAAAGCACAAGGTCGACTGGCGCCTGCTGGCGGCCGTCGGTTACCAGGAATCGCTGTGGCAGCCCGAGGCCACCTCCAAAACCGGCGTGCGCGGCCTGATGATGCTGACCCAGGGCACCGCCCAGGCCATGGGCGTGGCCAACCGCCTGGACCCTCGGCAAAGCATCATGGGCGGCGGCAAGTACCTGGCGCTGATCCACAGCGGCCTGGCCGCAGACCTGGAGGAGCCGGACCGCACCTGGTTCGCCCTGGCCGCCTACAACATCGGCATTGCCCACCTGGGTGATGCGCGCAAGCTGGCCAAGGCCGAAGGGCTGAACCCGAACAAGTGGCTGGATGTGCAGAAAATGCTGCCGCGCCTGGCACAGAAGCAGTGGTACAGCAAGACCCGCTATGGCTATGCGCGCGGCGGCGAAACCGTGCACTTCGTGCGCAACATCCGCCGCTACTACGACATCCTCAACTGGGTGACCCAGCCGCAGCTGGAAGGCACCCAGATGGCCGAAAGCAGCTTCCATGTGCCGGGCGTGAACAAGACCATACCGCCGGAAGACTCCACGCGGCTCTGA
- the guaA gene encoding glutamine-hydrolyzing GMP synthase, with the protein MAHPDIHAHRILILDFGSQYTQLIARRVREIGVYCEIHPFDMENEAIRAFAPRGVILAGGPESVHEAGSPRAPQAVFDLNVPIFGICYGMQTMSEQLGGRVQGSDLREFGYARVDVVGKSRLLDGIEDHVDTDGVFGLDVWMSHGDKVTEIPAGFHILASTPSCPIAAMADDVRGYYGVQFHPEVTHTKQGGRILSRFILDICGCAALWTPANIVEDAIATVRAQVGSSKVLLGLSGGVDSSVVAALLHKAIGDQLTCVFVDNGLLRLHEGDQVMAMFAENMGVKVIRANAEELFLGRLAGVSDPEQKRKIIGASFIEVFDQEATKLQDVKFLAQGTIYPDVIESAGAKTGKAHVIKSHHNVGGLPEDMQFKLVEPLRELFKDEVRKIGLELGLPYDMVYRHPFPGPGLGVRILGEVKKEYADILRRADHIFLEELHNFDWYHKTSQAFVVFQPVKSVGVVGDGRRYAWVVALRAVETIDFMTARWAHLPYELLEKVSNRIINEIEGISRVTYDVSSKPPATIEWE; encoded by the coding sequence ATGGCTCACCCTGACATTCACGCCCACCGCATCCTGATTCTGGATTTCGGCTCCCAGTACACCCAACTGATCGCCCGCCGCGTGCGCGAGATCGGTGTGTATTGCGAAATCCACCCGTTCGACATGGAGAACGAGGCGATCCGCGCCTTCGCTCCGCGTGGTGTGATCCTCGCCGGTGGCCCGGAGTCGGTGCACGAAGCCGGCAGCCCGCGGGCGCCGCAAGCGGTGTTCGACCTGAATGTGCCGATCTTCGGCATCTGCTACGGCATGCAGACCATGTCCGAGCAGCTCGGCGGTCGCGTGCAGGGTTCCGACCTGCGTGAGTTCGGCTACGCCCGTGTCGACGTGGTCGGCAAGAGCCGCCTGCTCGACGGCATCGAAGACCATGTCGACACCGACGGCGTGTTCGGTCTCGACGTGTGGATGAGCCACGGCGACAAGGTCACCGAAATCCCGGCCGGCTTCCACATCCTCGCCAGCACCCCGAGCTGCCCGATCGCCGCCATGGCCGATGACGTGCGCGGTTACTACGGCGTGCAGTTCCACCCGGAAGTCACTCACACCAAGCAGGGTGGGCGCATCCTCTCGCGCTTCATCCTCGACATCTGCGGCTGTGCCGCGCTGTGGACTCCGGCCAATATCGTCGAAGACGCCATCGCCACCGTGCGTGCCCAGGTTGGCTCGTCCAAGGTGCTGCTGGGCCTGTCCGGCGGCGTCGACTCCTCGGTGGTTGCGGCGCTGCTGCACAAGGCCATCGGCGACCAGCTGACCTGCGTGTTCGTCGACAACGGCCTGCTGCGCCTGCACGAAGGTGATCAGGTAATGGCCATGTTCGCCGAGAACATGGGCGTCAAGGTCATCCGCGCCAACGCCGAAGAGCTGTTCCTCGGTCGTCTGGCCGGCGTTAGCGACCCGGAGCAGAAGCGCAAGATCATTGGTGCCAGCTTCATCGAAGTGTTCGATCAGGAAGCCACCAAGCTGCAGGACGTGAAGTTCCTCGCCCAGGGCACAATCTACCCGGACGTGATCGAGTCGGCCGGCGCAAAGACTGGCAAGGCCCACGTGATCAAGAGCCACCACAACGTTGGCGGCCTGCCGGAAGACATGCAGTTCAAACTGGTCGAACCGCTGCGCGAACTGTTCAAGGACGAAGTGCGCAAGATCGGCCTGGAGCTGGGTCTGCCCTACGACATGGTCTACCGCCACCCGTTCCCGGGCCCGGGCCTGGGCGTGCGCATCCTCGGCGAAGTGAAGAAGGAATACGCCGACATCCTGCGTCGCGCCGACCACATCTTCCTCGAAGAGCTGCACAACTTCGACTGGTACCACAAGACCAGCCAGGCTTTCGTGGTGTTCCAGCCGGTGAAATCGGTCGGAGTGGTCGGTGACGGCCGTCGCTACGCCTGGGTCGTCGCCCTGCGCGCCGTGGAAACCATCGATTTCATGACCGCGCGCTGGGCACACCTGCCCTACGAGCTGCTGGAGAAGGTGTCCAACCGCATCATCAACGAGATCGAGGGCATCTCCCGCGTCACCTACGACGTGTCGAGCAAGCCGCCAGCGACCATCGAGTGGGAATGA
- a CDS encoding DUF1326 domain-containing protein, with protein sequence MGTFDGEVLIMATYIDWRLRGPGVDLCNCAFGCPCQFNAQPTHGKCEAAVGFHIVEGHFGDTSLADLHVACTFAWPGPIHEGQGQCQAFIDERASEMQRQALLTILCGQEQEPTAFFAIFASTVTTLHEPQFVPVEVRTDRAALTASIRVPGAIDGRVEPIRNPMDGSPHRAKVVLPEGFEFAEADCASASFNTAGAIALDYVGTNAMLYDLHMGPSGIIRA encoded by the coding sequence ATGGGCACTTTCGACGGCGAGGTACTGATCATGGCCACCTATATCGATTGGCGTCTGCGCGGTCCCGGCGTGGATTTGTGCAACTGCGCCTTTGGCTGTCCCTGCCAGTTCAATGCGCAGCCCACGCATGGCAAGTGCGAGGCGGCAGTCGGCTTCCACATAGTTGAGGGGCATTTCGGCGACACCTCGCTGGCTGACTTGCATGTGGCCTGCACCTTTGCCTGGCCGGGGCCGATCCACGAAGGGCAGGGGCAATGCCAGGCCTTCATCGACGAGCGGGCCAGCGAGATGCAGCGCCAGGCGCTGCTGACCATCCTGTGCGGCCAGGAACAGGAGCCCACGGCGTTCTTCGCCATCTTTGCCAGCACGGTGACGACCCTGCACGAACCGCAGTTTGTGCCGGTCGAGGTGCGCACCGACCGTGCCGCGCTGACCGCCAGCATCCGTGTACCGGGCGCCATTGATGGGCGGGTCGAGCCGATCCGCAACCCCATGGATGGCTCGCCGCACCGGGCCAAGGTGGTGTTGCCGGAAGGTTTCGAGTTCGCTGAGGCCGACTGCGCCAGCGCCAGCTTCAACACGGCGGGCGCCATAGCTCTGGACTATGTCGGTACCAACGCCATGCTCTACGACCTGCACATGGGCCCCAGTGGCATCATTCGCGCCTAG
- a CDS encoding DUF2182 domain-containing protein — protein MASFAPSRVDWGAWVAAGGVLSFAALAWYWTAREAARMAAMGEMRMPPADWLSLQGLFAFGMWLVMMQAMMLPAVLPMILLYRRCLLRDRQYVAKLWLFCAAYVLIWAGFALLMSGLQALGEYLGVLDPMSLRLPPALGAAALLLAGLYQLSQAKAACLSHCQSPLGFLQHHARPGLSGAWFTGLHHGLYCLGCCWALMLILLVVGAMSLWGMVLLSLLVLAEKLLPLGIGWRRCSGALLISSGLLLFWSA, from the coding sequence GTGGCATCATTCGCGCCTAGCCGGGTCGACTGGGGCGCCTGGGTCGCGGCCGGCGGTGTGCTGTCGTTCGCTGCGCTGGCCTGGTACTGGACGGCGCGCGAAGCGGCGCGCATGGCGGCCATGGGTGAGATGCGCATGCCGCCAGCCGATTGGCTATCCCTGCAGGGGCTTTTTGCCTTCGGTATGTGGCTGGTGATGATGCAGGCCATGATGCTGCCGGCGGTCCTGCCGATGATCCTGCTCTATCGCCGTTGCCTGCTGCGGGATCGTCAGTACGTGGCGAAGCTGTGGCTGTTTTGCGCAGCCTACGTGCTGATATGGGCGGGCTTTGCCCTGCTCATGAGTGGGCTGCAGGCGCTCGGCGAATACCTCGGCGTGCTCGACCCGATGAGCCTGCGCCTGCCGCCAGCGCTGGGTGCCGCGGCCCTGCTGCTGGCCGGGCTGTACCAACTGAGCCAGGCCAAGGCCGCCTGCCTGAGCCACTGCCAGAGCCCGCTGGGTTTTCTGCAGCACCATGCCCGTCCAGGCCTGTCTGGTGCCTGGTTCACCGGCCTGCATCACGGTCTGTACTGCCTGGGTTGTTGCTGGGCGCTGATGTTGATCTTGCTGGTGGTGGGTGCCATGAGTCTGTGGGGCATGGTGCTGCTCAGCCTGCTGGTGCTGGCGGAGAAGCTGCTGCCGCTGGGCATCGGCTGGCGGCGCTGCAGCGGGGCACTTCTGATCAGCAGCGGGCTGCTGCTGTTCTGGTCCGCCTAA
- the tadA gene encoding tRNA adenosine(34) deaminase TadA: MREIKIIDRSQDERFMRAALALASEGAALGEVPVGAVLVQDGEVIGRGFNCPISTHDPSAHAEMVAIRAAALDLRNYRLPGSTLYVTLEPCSMCAGLIVHSRIARVVYGATEPKAGVAVSRGQFFSQDFLNHRVLVEGGLLAEECGAVLSAFFKARRS; this comes from the coding sequence ATGCGCGAGATCAAGATCATCGACCGCAGCCAGGACGAGCGCTTCATGCGCGCGGCCCTGGCCTTGGCCAGCGAAGGCGCCGCGCTCGGCGAAGTGCCGGTGGGCGCGGTGCTGGTGCAGGATGGCGAGGTCATCGGCCGCGGCTTCAACTGCCCGATCTCCACACATGATCCCAGCGCCCATGCCGAGATGGTGGCGATCCGCGCCGCCGCCCTCGACCTGCGCAACTACCGCCTGCCGGGCAGCACCCTGTACGTCACCCTGGAGCCGTGCAGCATGTGCGCCGGGCTGATCGTCCATTCGCGGATTGCCCGCGTCGTCTATGGCGCTACCGAGCCCAAGGCCGGGGTGGCGGTCAGTCGTGGGCAGTTCTTCAGTCAGGACTTCCTCAACCACCGGGTGCTGGTCGAGGGCGGTTTGCTGGCGGAGGAATGCGGGGCGGTGCTCAGCGCCTTCTTCAAGGCGCGGCGCTCGTAG
- the purL gene encoding phosphoribosylformylglycinamidine synthase, which translates to MLILRGAPALSAFRHGKLLEQLTAQVPAVTGLYAEFAHFADVTGVLTADEEQVLARLLQYGPSVPVQEPSGRLFLTIPRFGTISPWSSKASDIARNCGLAKIQRLERGIAYYVAGELSAADIQAAASVLHDRMTQLVLGAMEEAAGLFSHAQPKPLTAVDVLGGGRAALEQANVQLGLALAEDEIDYLVKSFTELGRNPHDIELMMFAQANSEHCRHKIFNASWDIDGQSQEKSLFGMIKNTYELHREGVLSAYKDNASVIVGHPAGRFFPNPETREYAATQEPVHILMKVETHNHPTAIAPFPGASTGSGGEIRDEGATGRGAKPKAGLTGFTVSNLQIPGFEQPWEVPYGKPERIVTALDIMIEGPLGGAAFNNEFGRPALTGYFRTFEQAVASPRGDEVRGYHKPIMLAGGMGNIREDHVQKGEISVGAKLIVLGGPAMLIGLGGGAASSMATGTSSADLDFASVQRDNPEMERRCQEVIDRCWQLGEHNPIKFIHDVGAGGISNALPELINDGGRGGRFELRAVPNDEPGMAPHEIWCNESQERYVMSVDAADFERFKAICERERCPFAVVGEATAEPQLTVNDSHFGNKAVDMPLEVLLGKPPRMHRSVTREAEQGDDFAASNVAIDDAVTRVLHHPAVASKSFLITIGDRTITGLVARDQMVGPWQVPVADCAVTATSFDVYTGEAMAMGERTPLALLDAPASGRMAVGETITNLAASRIEKLSDIKLSANWMAAAGHPGEDARLYDTVHAVGMQLCPALGITIPVGKDSMSMKTRWQDEGQEKSVTSPLSLVVTGFAPVADIRQTLTPQLRLDKGETDLILIDLGRGQNRMGGSILAQTYGKLGQSVPDVDDAEDLKAFFAVIQGLNADGHLLAYHDRSDGGLLTTALEMAFAGHCGLSLFLDALADDSSELAAVLFNEELGAVIQVHQDATPEVLAQFSAAGLGDCVAVIGQPINGSDVAISFNGEPVFGGQRRLLQRQWAETSYQIQRMRDNVQCAEQEFDSLLDEDNPGLSTKLSFDVNQDIAAPYIKKGVRPQVAVLREQGVNGQVEMAAAFDRAGFAAIDVHMSDILSGRVSLEQFKGLVACGGFSYGDVLGAGEGWAKSVLFNRRARDAFQGFFERKDSFALGVCNGCQMMSNLHELIPGTEFWPHFVRNRSEQFEARVAMVQVQESASIFLRGMAGSRMPIAIAHGEGHAEFESEEALLEADLSGTVAMRFVDNYGKVSEAYPANPNGSPRGITGLCSRDGRVTIMMPHPERVFRAVQNSWRPDEWQEDGGWLRMFRNARVWVD; encoded by the coding sequence ATGTTGATCCTGCGCGGCGCGCCCGCTCTTTCCGCTTTCCGTCACGGCAAATTGCTCGAGCAACTGACCGCCCAGGTCCCCGCTGTGACCGGTCTGTACGCCGAGTTCGCGCATTTTGCCGACGTTACCGGTGTGCTCACCGCCGACGAAGAGCAAGTCCTGGCCCGTCTGCTGCAATACGGCCCGAGTGTGCCGGTGCAAGAGCCGAGCGGCCGCCTGTTCCTCACCATCCCGCGTTTCGGCACCATTTCGCCCTGGTCGAGCAAGGCCAGCGACATCGCCCGCAACTGCGGTCTGGCGAAGATCCAGCGCCTGGAGCGCGGTATCGCCTATTACGTCGCCGGTGAACTGTCGGCCGCCGATATTCAGGCTGCGGCCAGCGTGCTGCATGACCGTATGACCCAGCTGGTGCTGGGCGCCATGGAAGAGGCCGCCGGTCTGTTCAGCCATGCCCAGCCCAAGCCTCTGACCGCGGTGGACGTGCTCGGTGGCGGTCGCGCCGCCCTGGAGCAAGCCAACGTCCAGCTCGGCCTGGCCCTGGCCGAAGACGAAATCGACTACCTGGTGAAGAGCTTCACCGAGCTGGGGCGCAACCCGCACGACATCGAACTGATGATGTTCGCCCAGGCCAACTCCGAGCACTGCCGCCACAAGATTTTCAATGCCAGCTGGGACATCGACGGCCAGAGCCAGGAAAAATCGCTGTTCGGCATGATCAAGAACACCTATGAGCTGCACCGCGAAGGCGTGTTGTCGGCTTATAAGGACAACGCCTCGGTCATCGTCGGCCACCCGGCCGGGCGCTTCTTCCCCAATCCTGAGACCCGCGAGTACGCCGCGACCCAGGAGCCGGTACATATCCTGATGAAGGTGGAGACGCACAACCACCCAACCGCCATCGCCCCGTTCCCTGGCGCCTCCACCGGCTCTGGCGGCGAGATCCGCGACGAAGGCGCGACCGGTCGTGGCGCCAAGCCGAAGGCCGGCCTGACCGGTTTCACCGTGTCCAACCTGCAGATCCCCGGTTTCGAGCAGCCCTGGGAAGTGCCGTACGGCAAACCCGAGCGCATCGTCACCGCGCTGGACATCATGATCGAAGGCCCGCTGGGTGGCGCTGCGTTCAACAACGAGTTCGGCCGTCCGGCGCTGACCGGCTACTTCCGTACCTTCGAACAGGCCGTGGCCAGCCCGCGTGGCGATGAAGTGCGCGGCTACCACAAGCCGATCATGCTCGCCGGCGGCATGGGCAACATCCGTGAAGACCATGTGCAGAAGGGTGAGATCTCGGTCGGCGCCAAGCTGATCGTGCTCGGTGGCCCGGCCATGCTGATCGGTCTGGGCGGCGGCGCGGCCTCGTCGATGGCCACTGGCACCAGCTCTGCCGATCTGGACTTCGCCTCGGTGCAGCGCGACAACCCGGAAATGGAGCGTCGTTGCCAGGAAGTCATCGACCGCTGCTGGCAGCTGGGCGAGCACAACCCGATCAAGTTCATCCACGACGTCGGTGCCGGCGGTATCTCCAACGCCCTGCCGGAGCTGATCAACGACGGCGGCCGTGGCGGTCGCTTCGAGCTGCGCGCCGTACCGAACGACGAGCCGGGCATGGCCCCGCACGAAATCTGGTGCAACGAGTCGCAGGAACGCTACGTGATGAGCGTGGACGCCGCCGACTTCGAGCGCTTCAAGGCCATCTGCGAGCGTGAGCGCTGCCCGTTTGCCGTGGTCGGCGAGGCCACCGCCGAGCCGCAGCTGACCGTCAACGACAGCCACTTCGGCAACAAGGCGGTGGACATGCCGCTGGAAGTGCTGCTCGGCAAGCCGCCGCGCATGCACCGTAGCGTCACCCGCGAAGCCGAGCAGGGCGATGACTTCGCCGCGTCCAACGTGGCGATCGATGACGCGGTCACCCGCGTGCTGCATCACCCGGCCGTGGCCAGCAAGAGCTTCCTGATCACCATCGGCGACCGCACCATCACTGGCCTGGTCGCCCGCGACCAGATGGTCGGCCCGTGGCAGGTGCCGGTGGCCGATTGCGCCGTGACCGCCACCAGCTTCGACGTCTATACCGGTGAAGCCATGGCCATGGGCGAGCGCACCCCGCTGGCCCTGCTCGATGCTCCGGCGTCGGGCCGCATGGCGGTTGGCGAGACCATCACCAACCTGGCCGCTTCGCGCATCGAGAAGCTGTCCGACATCAAACTGTCCGCCAACTGGATGGCCGCTGCCGGCCACCCGGGTGAAGACGCGCGCCTGTACGACACAGTTCATGCAGTCGGTATGCAGCTGTGCCCGGCGCTGGGTATCACCATCCCGGTGGGCAAGGACTCGATGTCGATGAAGACCCGCTGGCAGGACGAAGGTCAGGAGAAATCCGTGACCTCGCCGCTGTCGCTGGTGGTCACCGGCTTCGCCCCGGTCGCCGACATTCGCCAGACCCTGACCCCGCAGCTGCGCCTGGACAAGGGCGAGACCGATCTGATTCTGATCGACCTCGGTCGCGGGCAGAACCGCATGGGTGGCTCGATCCTCGCGCAGACCTACGGCAAGCTCGGCCAGAGCGTGCCGGACGTGGATGATGCCGAAGACCTCAAGGCCTTCTTCGCGGTGATCCAGGGCCTGAATGCCGACGGTCACCTGCTGGCCTACCACGACCGCTCCGACGGCGGTCTGCTGACCACCGCGCTGGAAATGGCCTTTGCCGGCCATTGCGGCCTCAGCCTGTTCCTCGATGCCCTGGCCGACGACAGCTCCGAGCTGGCCGCCGTGCTGTTCAACGAAGAACTCGGCGCGGTAATTCAGGTGCACCAGGACGCCACGCCGGAAGTGTTGGCGCAGTTCAGCGCCGCCGGCCTGGGCGATTGCGTGGCGGTGATCGGCCAGCCAATCAACGGCAGCGACGTGGCCATCAGTTTCAATGGCGAGCCGGTGTTCGGCGGCCAGCGCCGCCTGCTGCAGCGCCAGTGGGCCGAGACCAGCTACCAGATCCAGCGCATGCGCGACAACGTGCAGTGCGCCGAGCAGGAATTCGACAGCCTCCTCGATGAGGACAACCCCGGCCTGTCGACCAAGCTCAGCTTCGACGTCAACCAGGACATCGCCGCGCCCTACATCAAGAAGGGCGTGCGTCCGCAAGTGGCGGTGCTGCGTGAGCAGGGCGTCAACGGCCAGGTGGAAATGGCGGCGGCGTTCGACCGCGCCGGCTTCGCCGCGATCGACGTGCACATGAGTGACATCCTCAGCGGTCGCGTCAGCCTGGAACAGTTCAAGGGCCTGGTGGCCTGTGGTGGCTTCTCCTACGGTGACGTACTGGGTGCCGGCGAAGGCTGGGCCAAGTCGGTGCTGTTCAACAGACGAGCTCGCGATGCCTTCCAGGGCTTCTTCGAGCGCAAGGACAGCTTCGCTCTCGGTGTGTGCAACGGTTGCCAGATGATGAGCAACCTGCACGAGCTGATTCCGGGCACCGAGTTCTGGCCGCACTTCGTGCGCAACCGTTCGGAGCAGTTCGAGGCGCGCGTGGCCATGGTCCAGGTGCAGGAATCGGCATCGATCTTCCTGCGCGGCATGGCCGGTTCGCGTATGCCGATCGCCATCGCCCACGGTGAAGGGCATGCCGAGTTCGAGAGCGAGGAAGCTCTGCTCGAAGCGGATCTGTCCGGCACCGTGGCGATGCGCTTCGTCGACAACTACGGCAAGGTCAGTGAAGCCTACCCGGCCAACCCCAACGGCTCGCCGCGCGGGATCACCGGGCTGTGCAGCCGTGACGGCCGCGTGACCATCATGATGCCGCACCCGGAGCGGGTGTTCCGCGCGGTGCAGAACTCCTGGCGCCCGGACGAGTGGCAGGAAGACGGTGGCTGGCTGCGCATGTTTCGCAACGCCCGCGTCTGGGTGGATTAA